TATAGCAAAGCCTTGGCtataatattcttttattttatactttctAGTATTGTTACTTGTGAAACTTTGAGTTTGTATTATGTTAGGTGATTTGTATTTTAGACTTAATTTTAATTAGTGATTAAGGCATgccatttttttcatatttaattttatgattcatcaaacttattttcatatttattttagttcCCTCAATCTATAACCACTTATTGAACCAGTGATCCAACACTTATTCTTGTTCAggtttaatttaataattatgtggGTCCAAAATCTTCTCCATTTTCAATGGAAcaagtagaaaataaataaatgaagaaagaaatataaataaaataaaataaaatataaattgatcCAACCAAACTCCAAACACTAAACAGTTTAGTATATTCCGGAAACACTAATTAGTAATTAGTTGTGACTTGCTAAAACTCAAAACCAAGCAGCTGACAGTCCAACGGCTAGAACCCAATTTAATCACCGCCCTACTCCAAAATCCGATTCCGATTCCAACTCGGAACTCCTACTCCTTGAGGGTCACGGAAACAACAACACAAGCAGTTTTAAATACATATAAGAGTTACTACAACGCTGTACTTCAATTTGGAGAGCAAAGCTTATTTGGGAGAGGAAGAAGGTAGCACTGACCATCAACAATCTTGCTACACGTTGTGACAATGACAGCAAAGACTGAGGTTCTCAAGTTTCGGCTTCCCAAGCCTGAAACAAATGTGGGTATGGCTTTTCTTGATCATCAAGATTCCAAGGTACCCACCATCAACGACAAATCCTAAGGCAAAAACAGAACGACCCCAGTGCCTCTGCAGaacaaaattaatgatcatCATCACCAAGATTCCAAACCCATCACCAAAACCTCTGGTTACCGTGAGAGGGTTAGGAAACAGTTGCAAGAGGCCTTTTCTAGAGTTTCTTCTGAAACTGATGTGAGCATATCACCAGCAATAGACCCAGTTCAAGTGGCCGTTTCAGTAGAGTCTGCTATGTCTGAAAGGATTGGGTGGTCTAATCCCATCAAGAAGGCTAATTATCAATCCATCTTGTTCAATCTCAAAGACCCAAAGAATCCAGATTTGAGGAGGAAGGTGCTTCTTGGAGAGATCAAGCCTGAGAGTCTTGTAACCATGAGTGCTGAGGAGATGGCCAGTCAGAAAAGGCAGCGAGAGAACATTCAGATACACTTGAAAAGCATGAAAAGATGTATGCATGATGCTGATGAGGAAGAAAAGGCCACCACTGACATGTTCCAGTGCAGCCGGTGTCGCGAGCGCAAGTGTACCTATTACCAAATGCAGACCCGGAGTGCCGATGAACCCATGACAACCTATGTCACTTGTTGCAAATGCAACAAACGTTGGAAGGTCTAACCAGGGCCAGTAGCTTGAATTAACTGATTGTCAAGAGAACGACGGCTACTGTTGGAAGAAATTATTAGCCTAGGAATAGGAATTACTGCCATTTTTTGTCCACATTATTGATTCTTGATGTAACTACATTTACAGTTTTATATGTTAAGATTCTGTCACATATGTAAAGTTTTCATATCATCTTCTGCTACGGTGTTCTAGTTAAattgtttgattctttttttctttttttttctggttgATTAGTAGCATATTTTGTATGTGCTTTAGATATTAACATGTTTCCTGTCTGAGTAATTTTTGCTAAAAGCACATTGTTCTAGtattcaatttcttcttcttttttaaatttataatttacggttttttatttttgagtaacTGTTCTTCAGCCATGgatattttaaaaagtgagCAAATATACATTAATTGTAAATAATTAGTTTACTACATACCATATCGGCTATGCAGATAAATTTATTAACAAGCAGCAAAAGTTTTCTTCTAGAATTGTTAGACGTGCAGCCATGGGCGGAGCTGTTATTGGactaggggggggggggggcaatggccccccctaattttttttataaaaatattattatattaataggtactaagtttaacaattttgttcaataaaattacactttgccccccttaataatgccattaattcttttgagagtaatcttatagccaaaaacgtttttacaatgtttatacaaactattaaggtaaagaaattcttattagttcgtacacttgcataactttttatatatcaataaccacttatcacattagcaatttgtaaaaattttgtagttttagcatttttcactttttaaaggacataaaaaattaatagattaaatctaaaacaaaatataaaaactcaaaaaaattagctcaacaataaaaattaccaatataataaaactaaaaaaattaagtccaatcaatatattttacctagaacaaactacttggccatttaaaaaaattttaacaaaaatccttagtagtaaaaaaatagactcAAGGGTCGAAGCCACCGCACACAGCTAGCAGCAAAGTCGccccccctaactccaagtc
This genomic stretch from Castanea sativa cultivar Marrone di Chiusa Pesio chromosome 1, ASM4071231v1 harbors:
- the LOC142621902 gene encoding transcription elongation factor TFIIS-like, whose amino-acid sequence is MTAKTEVLKFRLPKPETNVGMAFLDHQDSKNKINDHHHQDSKPITKTSGYRERVRKQLQEAFSRVSSETDVSISPAIDPVQVAVSVESAMSERIGWSNPIKKANYQSILFNLKDPKNPDLRRKVLLGEIKPESLVTMSAEEMASQKRQRENIQIHLKSMKRCMHDADEEEKATTDMFQCSRCRERKCTYYQMQTRSADEPMTTYVTCCKCNKRWKV